GTACAATACCATAACCTTTTTCACCTGCTTCTTCAAGCGCATCTTTGAGTTTATCATAGTCTTTCTTCACCTGTGCAAGTTCAGAAAGAAGTTTTAATAAGTGATGATCGCCTTTTATTTCAAATCCAGTGAACTCCTCAATAATCCTGAACAAAAGTCCTTCTTTGAAATAAATTGAAAGCTCGCTCTTCCCATCTCCCAAATTTATTCCTACAACCTCACACCTGTCAATCTGGGGAAGTTGTTTTAAAACTTCAAGCTGGTCTGTTATATCTCTGATTTTGTTAAGTTTTTCTGCATATTCTTTTATCTTTTCATAAATCTCTTTTTTGAGCCACGACTCATCTTCCATCTCGTCAAACCATCTGGGCAGGTTAATCTTTACTTCAACAATAGGAAACTCAAACAGTACTGTCTCTAAAATCCTCTTTACATCCTCAATCTGCATCTGAAGACAGTTGACAATCAAAACTGGCATTTTGTACTTCTCTTCAAGATCTTTTTTGAGCTCTTGTGTGTCGGGTGAGTAGGGTTTTGCGGTGTTGAGAACAATCACAAATGGTTTGTTGATTTGTTTTAATTCTTCAATCACTCTCTCTTCTGCCTTTATGTAGTTTTCTCGTGGTATATCAGTAATTGTGCCATCTGTTGTAATGACTACCCCAATCGTTGAGTGGTCCTGGATGACCTTTTTAGTGCCAATCTCTGCTGCCTCTTCAAACGGGATTGGCTTTTCGAACCACGGTGTTGTGACCATGCGCGGGTGGTTTTCTTCCAAATGTCCCATTGCACCTTCAACAAGGTACCCAACGCAGTCAACAAGCCGTACCTTCAGTCTTGCACCGCTTGATAGCAAAACTTCAACAGCTTCATTGGGAACAAACTTGGGCTCTGTTGTCATTATGGTTTTTCCCTGTGCGCTTTGAGGTAGTTCATCCTTTGTTCTCTCTTTTTTATACTCATCTTCAATGTTAGGAATTACAAAAAGGTCCATGAATTTTTTTATAAATGTGGACTTTCCTGTTCTGACAGGTCCAACCACGCCAATGTAAATGTCACCGTTTGTCCTTTTGGCTATTTCTCTGTAGATATCAGCATCCATCAAAACATCTTTCCCCCTATGCAATTTCAAATGGACTTGTCAGTAAAAATATATTTTTTTTGAGGGGGAAATATTACAAGATTTAACCTTTACTCTGTTTTCTGCTTTGAAATGATATTTGACCTTATCATCAGGACTAAGAATACCAAAATATATACAAAGCTAAGAACAGTAGGAATAACCTCATTTTGAGTTTTTAACCCTTCTTTAAGAATCTCTTCAACCAAGTCTTTTAAAACTTCAGACGAAACAATCACTAAAATTAATGTTGTAGCAATGAAAAAGAGTCTTATATTTATTCTATTAGAAAGCTTAAATACAAAGTATCCCAAAAGCACAGCTGCAAATATCCCCAAACCAATCCCGTAGAATAAAGTTAAAGATTTATCCTTGGAAAATGAAGCCAATGAAAATATCACCAGTTCCGCTCCTTCTCGCAGAACATTTACAAGAGATAGGAGAAAAATTCCATATGAATATTTTTTGAAATTAACAACCTTTTCATAAGTCTGCTGTTTTAAATCCCTTTTTTGATATTTAATAGCTAAAACTAAAAACCACGTAATTAAAATCACCAGTAAAGCTTTTAATGCTACCTCAACTCCCTCAAAGGACTCTTCCAAGCTCTCATAAAAGGCAAATACAATAATACCAAGCAATGCACTTAAAACAATCCCTAATACCAGCCCAATATTCATACTCTTTAGTAAATCCTTTTGGTTAAGCTTTTGAATAACCCCAATCATCACAGCAACTACAAGAATTATCTCAAAAACCTCTCTAAAAGCAATTATAAATCCCTGAACCATACCAAAACTCCTTTCTGTGTTTTTGAAATTGATTTTCATTTTCAATTATAAAGCAATGTGATAAGAATGTCAAGTATTTCTATATAAATACTTGGTTATTATTTGTTATCCAATTTATCTATTTGCGGACTTTTGTAAATTTGATTGATCGTGAAAAAATATTACCATATACCCCTAATATGTATATTGACCTTTGCAGTATCAGAAGTTATAATATATTTAGCAAACAAAATAAAGGAGTGATGGGTATGCCATTCTATGATTTGAGATGCAAAGAATGCGGTGAGGAGTTCAATATCAGAGCATCTATTAAAGAGAGGGAAAACAAAGAGATTGAATGTCCAAACTGCCACAGTCATGAGCTTGAGGCAGTTTTTAAAAGCGTGAATATCATCTCATCCTCGAAGTCTTCTGATAGTGGCTATTCTTGTACAAGTGGATGTTGTGGAGGTTCCTGTGGATTCTAAGACAGGGGTAATCTTGAAGTAAAAACTTTTCAAGGTTGCCCTTTTGTTTTTTTTATTTTTGTGTGGTATAATTTAAAATATCAAAAACTTTAAACTTTCTTTAATTTTCAAAATGCATGAAAGAGAAGCTCTTTTTAATCTTTTAAAGGATGCCGAAAAGATTGCAAAAGTCCTGCAAATTAGACCATTTTCGTTATACCTTTTAGGCGGATCTGCATGTATTTTGGGTGAATATTTAGACAGAGCCACCCGCGATTTTGATATTTTAGATTTGAATTATCCTTCTGAAATTGGAAAAGTCCTCAGGTTTCTCGGAGATTTTGACCTTCTTGAATATGAAAGCACTCCAATAGCACCATCGTTTAAAGAAAGAGCAAAAAAGCTTGACGGCTTTGAATATATAAGAGTTTATATTCCTTCAAAAGAAGATATAGTGGTAAGTAAAATTATTAGGCTTGATGAAAAAGATATTGAGGATATAAATAAATTAATACTATCATGTAATAAAGAATTAATAAACAAAATAATTGAAGAAATATTAAATAGAAAAGACTTTTTTGAAACAAAAAAGAAAAGGTTTTTAGAAAAACTTGAAATATTTAGGGTGATATATGATGTATAGGATATTCTGTGAAAACTACTATAATTATATCAAGAATTTTAAAAACAAGAGCGCAAAGGATGAATATAGGTATAAAATAGCAAAAGTGTTTGGATTAATTGTAAACCCTCAAAAATTTTATAAGGAAAAAAGCAAAAACTCTGAAACTTATCAAAACCTTTGCGACCTTCTTTACTATATGAAAGAAAATATCCATAGATACCCAAAATTCAAAGCTTTTTTATGGACCTTAGAATCTCGTCAAATTGAACCAGTTTACTGCGGTAAAACCCCTCAAAATGTACTTGAAGAACAGGCAAAGCTTGCAAATATGTTTTTAAACCTCATGTACTGGGAATAAGTACCCATTTTTTAAATTTAAAAAAAGGACCTCATCGGCTTTTTGCCGAATCAGTCCTTTTTACTTTTGCTTTCCTTTTACCATCTTCACATATGTTGAGGCTGAAAGCCCAGCAATCTGACCCTCACCGACAGCCTTTGCAACTTGATAAGGACGTCCTGTACAGTCTCCTGCTGCAAAAAGCCCTTCAATTGATGTTTGCATCTTGCTATCAACTTTTATGTGCCCATCTTCTGCAAACTCAAGACCATAAATTAGCTGGTCAGCCGGCATAGTTTTTCTTATTATAAATATTCCGTCAACATTCAATATTCTGTTTTCAAGCTCTAATGCATTTACAAAGTCTTCCCCATACACGCCTTTTGGGCGTGACAAAATAACCTCAACATTGTCTTTGAAATGAAACTCATTCTTTTTATAAAGGGGAATATAGTACAGTTTTTTTGCAAGCTCAGACAAGTACTCAGCCTCTTCTTCAGCTTCAATAGCCTCTCCAATAACTGCGATGGTTCTTCCCCTGTAGAGCATCCCATCGCAAACAGCACAATAGGAAATCCCCTGACCTACAAATTCGCCCTCATTTTCCAACAAAGTCTTCTTTGGTGTGCCAATTGCTAAAATGACAGAGTACGCCTCAAAAAACTCGTTGTTTGCATTTATCGTGAAAATGTCACCTGATTTGTAGAAGTTTATAACCTTCTTGTGCACAACCTCAACACCCATCTTTTTGGCATGATCATAAAACGCCTGCAAAAGCTCTTTTCCTGTTACACCATGAAACCCCAGATAGTTGTTCACTTCAGGTGCCCTGTAGATACTTGAGTCTTCTTCTTTTGTTGAAAACACAACAACACTCCTGTTTGTCTGAGCAAGATTTATGGCAGCAGATAAGCCCGCTGGTCCTGCTCCAATCACCGCACAATCATAAATCATCTTCAACTTCACCCCTATATTATTATACCCATACAGGGTATATTTTAAAACTATCATTTCAAACTTTCAAGAAGTTTTCAATGTCTAACACAAAAATCACCGCTCCGCCTTGTTCAATCTTCTGCTTGCTTACAAAAAACAGGCTCTGCAAAGCAGGTGGCAAAGTAGATTTTGAAACCTCTTTCCTTTCTGACACGTTCTTTTTTATAAGCTCAATCACCTCATCAAGCCTATCATCTTCTGCACCTATCATGAATGTAACAGTGCCCCTATTCAAAAAACCGCCGGTTGAATAGATAATTGTTGCAGGAACACCATTTTCAATAAGTGCAAGGTTTAGTTTATTTTTATCTACTTCTGATACAATGGCTAAAACTAATTTCATATTTTTACATTCACCCTTTTTAAAAATCAATCATGATATTATTTTACCACAATTTTCTTAAGTTGATTTAAATTTTATGTAAAAGTTTTGTTGTTAGCAAATGCAATTTTGGTGGTATAATAAATAAGTTAGAAGATTTTAAATCCATTTTGACAAGGAGATGTCGCAAAAATGCTTGAAATCTTTGACCTTCACGTTGAGGTTGGTTCAAAAGAGATTTTAAAAGGCGTTTCTCTCACAATCCCGGACGGAGAGACGCACATTCTGTTTGGTCCGAACGGAAGTGGAAAGACAACACTCATGATGAGCATAATGGGTCTTCCCAAATACAAAATCACATCAGGGAAGATAATCTTCAATGGCATCGACATCACATACATGCCAACTCATGAAAGAGCAAAGCTTGGAATTGGAATGATGTTCCAAAAACCACCAGCTATAAGAGGCGTTGAGCTTCAAAAACTTTCTGAGATAATAAAGTCTATAAGAAACACCGATGCTGACATTCAAGAGTATGCAAGAATTTTAAATTTAGAGGAGCACCTATCAAGGGAAGTAAACTATGGATTTTCTGGTGGTGAGATGAAAAGGTCTGAACTTCTGCAGCTTTTGTGTCAAAAACCAAGCCTTGTGCTCTTAGATGAGCCAGAGTCAGGTGTTGACCTTGACAATATAAACCTTTTGGGAAATGTAATTAAAAAGCTTTTGAAAGGTGAAAAGATAAAAAAACGTCACACCTCCGGCTTGATTGTCACACACACAGGGTATATTTTGGAGTATGTCAATGCAGACAAAGGGCACATTCTGATGGATGGAAAGATAGTGTGCTCAGGTTCTGCAGAAGACCTCTTTGAAGAGATAAGACAAAACGGGTTTGGGAGGTGTGAAAATTGTCTTCAAGACACTATATAGATCAAAAGATTTTGGAGCTTGCAAAGTCAGCTTTAAATAAAAAGGCAGCTTATGGGCAAGATGTTGACCTTTCCCAGTTTGAAGAAGCAGAGGAAAAAGACCAGATTTCAGAGCTCTCTAAACTTCCAGAAGAGATTCAAAAGACAATACTAAATGCAGGAATAGAGGTATCTGAAGAAGGCCGGTCGGGAAGTTTTTTGCAGCTTGACCACTCTGTTGTATACAGACGGCTTCAGCAAAGGTACCATGGCCAGCTTGAGATTTTGGACATAAATGAAGCTTTGGAAAAGTATCCAGAGGTTCGCGAAAAGTATTTCTGGAAAGCGGTAAAGCCTGACAGGGATAAATACACTGCATTTTCGGCAACACACCCTGCCCACGGGTATTTTATAAGAGTGTTCAAAGGGCAGAAGGTTGAAAAGCCAATACAGGCGTGCCTGCTTTTGCAGGAAAATGCAAGGATACAAAACGTGCACAATATTGTTATCTTAGAAGAAGGTGCAGAGGTCCAGATTATAAACGGATGCGCAACAGCACCAAAGGTAAAGGAAGGGCTGCACATTGGAATTTCTGAGTTTTACCTTGAAAAGGGAAGCAGGCTCACATTTACAATGGTTCACAATTGGGCAGAAGATTTTTATGTCAGACCCCGTGGAGTGACCATTGTTGAAGATGATGCTGTGTTTGTTTCAAACTACGTGCTTTTAAAACCTGTGAAGTCCATACAGTCGTTTCCCATTGCAATCTTGAAAGGAAAAAACTCGGTTGCATCCTTTAACTCGCTCTTGTATGGGCTAAAAGACTCTGAGATTGACATGGGATCGCATATAATACTGGAAGGTGAAAATTCAAGTGGCCAAGCAATTTCAAGGGCTATTGTAAAAGACAGGGCAAAGATATACTCGCGTGGAATTCTGGAGGCGCGGCAGAACCACTCAAAAGCGCACCTTGACTGCCGAGGAATACTTTTATCAAGCAACGGAATGATGTATGCTGTGCCAGAACTATTATCAGACGGTGCGCCACAGAGCCACCTTTCACATGAGGCAGCAATAGGTCCCATTGCCGAAGAAGAAGTAGAATACCTGATGAGCAGAGGACTTTCAAAAGATGAGGCAATATCTCTTATAACCCAAGGGTTTATGGATGTAAAAATACTTGGGCTTCCCAAACATCTTGAAAATTATATACAGGAGCTTATTTTGCAGACCCAGGAGGAGAATATGTAAAAATAAGGCAAGGTGGCAAAGCCTGAACTACTATCCGTTTATTTGGATAGTTAAGGCTTCTTTTGAGCTAAAGTCCTAAGAGTTTGCTGCCTTGCCCATTTTATATTTTTATTCGTACCTTAGCGCCTCAATAGGATTTAAGCGTGCTGCTTTCTCTGCCGGAAGCATTCCAAAAATAACTCCTACCAAAACCGAAATTCCAAAAGCCAGAAAAGCCCACTTTAGCGAATATACAGGCTCA
The sequence above is drawn from the Caldicellulosiruptor bescii DSM 6725 genome and encodes:
- the spoIVA gene encoding stage IV sporulation protein A — encoded protein: MDADIYREIAKRTNGDIYIGVVGPVRTGKSTFIKKFMDLFVIPNIEDEYKKERTKDELPQSAQGKTIMTTEPKFVPNEAVEVLLSSGARLKVRLVDCVGYLVEGAMGHLEENHPRMVTTPWFEKPIPFEEAAEIGTKKVIQDHSTIGVVITTDGTITDIPRENYIKAEERVIEELKQINKPFVIVLNTAKPYSPDTQELKKDLEEKYKMPVLIVNCLQMQIEDVKRILETVLFEFPIVEVKINLPRWFDEMEDESWLKKEIYEKIKEYAEKLNKIRDITDQLEVLKQLPQIDRCEVVGINLGDGKSELSIYFKEGLLFRIIEEFTGFEIKGDHHLLKLLSELAQVKKDYDKLKDALEEAGEKGYGIVPPSLNELKLETPEIVKRGNSFGVRLKASAPSLHIIRVEVETEVSPIVGTEKQSEELVNFLMREFEDDPKKIWESNIFGKSLHELVKEGLQNKLYRMPEDAQAKLKETLQKIINEGSGGLICIIL
- a CDS encoding FTR1 family protein is translated as MVQGFIIAFREVFEIILVVAVMIGVIQKLNQKDLLKSMNIGLVLGIVLSALLGIIVFAFYESLEESFEGVEVALKALLVILITWFLVLAIKYQKRDLKQQTYEKVVNFKKYSYGIFLLSLVNVLREGAELVIFSLASFSKDKSLTLFYGIGLGIFAAVLLGYFVFKLSNRINIRLFFIATTLILVIVSSEVLKDLVEEILKEGLKTQNEVIPTVLSFVYILVFLVLMIRSNIISKQKTE
- a CDS encoding FmdB family zinc ribbon protein; this encodes MPFYDLRCKECGEEFNIRASIKERENKEIECPNCHSHELEAVFKSVNIISSSKSSDSGYSCTSGCCGGSCGF
- a CDS encoding DUF6036 family nucleotidyltransferase: MHEREALFNLLKDAEKIAKVLQIRPFSLYLLGGSACILGEYLDRATRDFDILDLNYPSEIGKVLRFLGDFDLLEYESTPIAPSFKERAKKLDGFEYIRVYIPSKEDIVVSKIIRLDEKDIEDINKLILSCNKELINKIIEEILNRKDFFETKKKRFLEKLEIFRVIYDV
- a CDS encoding NAD(P)/FAD-dependent oxidoreductase, whose protein sequence is MIVLKYTLYGYNNIGVKLKMIYDCAVIGAGPAGLSAAINLAQTNRSVVVFSTKEEDSSIYRAPEVNNYLGFHGVTGKELLQAFYDHAKKMGVEVVHKKVINFYKSGDIFTINANNEFFEAYSVILAIGTPKKTLLENEGEFVGQGISYCAVCDGMLYRGRTIAVIGEAIEAEEEAEYLSELAKKLYYIPLYKKNEFHFKDNVEVILSRPKGVYGEDFVNALELENRILNVDGIFIIRKTMPADQLIYGLEFAEDGHIKVDSKMQTSIEGLFAAGDCTGRPYQVAKAVGEGQIAGLSASTYVKMVKGKQK
- a CDS encoding cyclic-di-AMP receptor — protein: MKLVLAIVSEVDKNKLNLALIENGVPATIIYSTGGFLNRGTVTFMIGAEDDRLDEVIELIKKNVSERKEVSKSTLPPALQSLFFVSKQKIEQGGAVIFVLDIENFLKV
- a CDS encoding ABC transporter ATP-binding protein is translated as MLEIFDLHVEVGSKEILKGVSLTIPDGETHILFGPNGSGKTTLMMSIMGLPKYKITSGKIIFNGIDITYMPTHERAKLGIGMMFQKPPAIRGVELQKLSEIIKSIRNTDADIQEYARILNLEEHLSREVNYGFSGGEMKRSELLQLLCQKPSLVLLDEPESGVDLDNINLLGNVIKKLLKGEKIKKRHTSGLIVTHTGYILEYVNADKGHILMDGKIVCSGSAEDLFEEIRQNGFGRCENCLQDTI
- a CDS encoding SufB/SufD family protein; this encodes MSSRHYIDQKILELAKSALNKKAAYGQDVDLSQFEEAEEKDQISELSKLPEEIQKTILNAGIEVSEEGRSGSFLQLDHSVVYRRLQQRYHGQLEILDINEALEKYPEVREKYFWKAVKPDRDKYTAFSATHPAHGYFIRVFKGQKVEKPIQACLLLQENARIQNVHNIVILEEGAEVQIINGCATAPKVKEGLHIGISEFYLEKGSRLTFTMVHNWAEDFYVRPRGVTIVEDDAVFVSNYVLLKPVKSIQSFPIAILKGKNSVASFNSLLYGLKDSEIDMGSHIILEGENSSGQAISRAIVKDRAKIYSRGILEARQNHSKAHLDCRGILLSSNGMMYAVPELLSDGAPQSHLSHEAAIGPIAEEEVEYLMSRGLSKDEAISLITQGFMDVKILGLPKHLENYIQELILQTQEENM